One segment of Castanea sativa cultivar Marrone di Chiusa Pesio chromosome 3, ASM4071231v1 DNA contains the following:
- the LOC142628841 gene encoding uncharacterized protein LOC142628841 yields MSRLEEEEVLFAYIALASHAVSLVLVRVEDGIQWSVYYVSKSLHKAEVRYLPLVKASLVVVHATKKLPHYFQAHTMVVLTQLPLQSLLRKADYTGRVAKWGMILRAFYIKYMPQTSIKGQVLADLVAEFTESLVEEEVEEHSLRGNKSERIWGGLAIVSLDKITIEKSLRLGFLTTNNEAKYEALLIGVAMVQKMGGKVVEVFSDSRLIVGQVKGELEARDLRIQDLPRVILVEGLLKLAKEKRCRVQVHQIRFGPSWMDPFVLFLKEKVLPDEKGEEEKIRRKAP; encoded by the exons atgtctagGCTCGAGGAAGAAGAAGTTCTTTTTGCTTACATTGCCCTGGCTTCTCATGCGGTTAGTTTGGTGTTGGTGAGAGTGGAGGATGGAATACAATGGTCAGTctattatgtgagcaagtcatTACACAAAGCGGAGGTTCGTTATTTACCTTTGGTGAAAGCCAGTTTGGTGGTGGTTCATGCTACCAAAAAACTCCCTCATTACTTTCAAGCTCATACAATGGTGGTGTTAACCCAACTCCCCTTGCAGTCGTTGCTCCGAAAGGCTGATTATACGGGAAGAGTTGCTAAATGGGGGATGATCCTAAGGGCATTTTATATAAAGTACATGCCTCAGACCTCCATTAAAGGGCAagttcttgcagatttggtggctGAGTTTACTGAGTCTCTAGTTGAGGAAGAGGTCGAGGAACATAGTTTAAGAGGAAA TAAATCAGAGAGGATTTGGGGTGGGTTGGCTATAGTATCCCTAGACAAGATCACCATTGAGAAGTCTTTAAGATTGGGCTTCCTAACCACGAATAATGAGGCTAAGTATGAGGCTTTACTGATAGGGGTGGCTATGGTGCAGAAGATGGGGGGAAAGGTTGTCGAAGTGTTCTCAGATTCAAGGTTGATTGTAGGCCAAGTAAAGGGAGAACTAGAAGCTAGGGATTTGAGGAT ACAAGACCTACCTCGGGTTATACTTGTTGAGGGTCTGCTTAAGCTTGCTAAGGAGAAGAGGTGTAGAGTTCAGGTTCACCAGATCAGatttggacctagttggatggatcctttTGTTCTTTTCCTTAAAGAGAAAGTCCTTCCTGATGAGAAAGGAGAGGAGGAGAAGATACGAAGGAAAGCTCCTTGA